The window GGCCGCAGGATGAGACGCGCGGTCTCGATCACGGGCCCATCGACCTGCAACAGCTTTGCGCCCGGCTTGATCAGAGAAACCATGGTTGGCTCCGGTTTCCAAATTTATGCTGTTATCACGCGCGTGCACACGCCAGAAGTACTTCGTCGTCCCTGCGAAAGAGCAGGGAGCATAGCCACCGATATCAGTTGGTGCGGAGGGCTGCGGCCACAGCCTTCGCAACGTAAGCATTCGTGGTTATGAGTCCGGCTCGCGCGGAGCCTGTCATCGGGCGGCGCTTCGCGCCGACCCGTTGGCTTGGCCGGGACGACAGATAGAGAGTATGATCCGGCAAAACTGCAAGGAGTCCGACATGAGCTGGCAGCCTTCAACCGATCCCGAACTCGGCGATCCCAAGACCTGCGACGCGCTGGACCTGATCATCGTGCCGCGCACTCGCGATCTCGGCGATGGTTTTGCCGTGCGTCGCGCACTGCCGCATGGCAAGCGGCAGATGGTCGGGCCCTTCATCTTCTTCGATCATTTCGGTCCGGTGCAATACCTCGCCGGCAAGGGCATGGATGTGCGGCCGCATCCGCATATCGGGCTCGCCACCGTCACTTATCTATTCGACGGCAGCATCATGCACCGCGACAGCGAGGGCAACATCCAGGAGATTCAGCCCGGCGCGATGAATTTGATGACCGCGGGCCGCGGCATCGCGCATTCCGAGCGCACGCCCGACGTGCAGCGCCGCGACGGCCAGAAGATGCTCGGGCTACAGAGCTGGATCGCGCTGCCGGCCGGCAAGGAGGAGATCGCGCCTTCGTTCCAGCACTATGGCGCGGGCGACCTGCCGATGATCTCGGAGCGCGATTTTACCGCGCGCGTCATCGCAGGTTCAGCGTTCGGCATCAGCTCGCCGGTCAGCATGGTCTCGCCGTGGTTCTACACTGAAGTGACCGCGCAGGCCGGCACCTCGGTGCCGCTCGACCCCGATCACGAGGAGCGCGCGATCTATCTCGTCGAGGGCGAGGTCGAGATCGCGGGCGACCGCCACGAGGGCCCGCGGCTCCTGATCTTCCGGCCCGGCGACCGCATCACCGTGAAGACGCTGCGGCCGACCCGCATGATGTTCCTAGGCGGCGACGCCTTGGAAGGGCCGCGCCACATCTGGTGGAATTTCGTCTCGTCGTCGAAGGAGCGGATCGAGCAGGCCAAACAGGACTGGAAAACCGGGCGTTTCTCGCAGGTTCCGCACGAACACGAGTTCATTCCGCTGCCGGAGTGAGCTATTTCCCGTGTTAGTCTTCGGCGCCCGCACGCCTCGTGCGGGCGCACGTCTTTGAACACTGCGTCTTTGAGAAACGAGCCCGGAAAGACCCCGCCCATGACCGCGATGCTCTCCAGCGATTTGCCCCTGCCCCGGATCGGCCGCGGCAAGGTGCGCGATATCTACGCCGTCGGCGACGACCGTGTGCTGCTGCTCACCACCGACCGCATCTCGGCATTCGACGTGGTGATGGCGGAAACCATTCCGATGAAGGGCGCGGTGCTGACCCAGATCAGCGCCTGGTGGTTCCGGCAGCTCGAAGGCACCGTGCCGCACCACATGATCAGCGCCGATGCCGACGAGATCATCCGCGCAGTGCCTGCATTGAAGGATCATCGCGCCGACATCCTCGGACGCGCGATGCTGTGCAAGCGCACCACCGTATTCCCAATCGAATGCGTGATCCGCGGCTACATCTCCGGCTCGGCCTGGAAGGAATACGCCGCTGAAGGCACGCTCGCCGGTGAGAAGCTGGCAGCAGGCCTGGTCGAGAGCCAAAAGCTCGAGCCCGCGATCTTCAGCCCGGCGACCAAGGCCGAGGCCGGCCATGACGAGAACATCACGGTTAAGCGGGTGCGCGAGATCGTCGGCGCGGACATTGCCGCGACACTCGAGAAGATGGCGCGCGATGTCTACGCTTACGGCGAACAAACCAGCCGCGCCCGCGGCATCATCATCGCCGACACCAAGTTCGAATTCGGCCGCGACAAAGACGGCCGCATCATCCTGATCGACGAGGTGATGACGCCGGATTCGTCGCGGTTCTGGGCGGTCGATGCCTACAAGCCCGGCCAGCCGCAGCCGAGCTTCGACAAGCAGCCGCTGCGCGACTATCTCGACGTCGAACGCCACGCCGGCCGCTGGAACGGCGACGCCCCGCCGCCGCCGCTGCCCGCCAGCGTGGTGGATGCGACCAGCAAGCGGTATCTCGAAGCGTATCGCCGCGTGACGGGCAGCGAGCTGAAGATCTAGCTTCCGTCAGCAGCGCCGTATTCTTCCTCCGTCATTGCGAGCGAAGCGAAGCAATCCACCTCGCCACGTGTGGAAGGATGGATTGCTTCGTCGCTTCCGCTCCTCGCAATGACGAGCAGAGCGGGCTGAAGTGAATCCAATTCACCCCGGTTGAAGACATACCTTTTGTCGTCGCGTCAGCCTCCCTGCACTCTCCGCCTAAACGGAGAGTGCACGATGCGGCAATTGACTTATATCGGCGGCAACAAGGTCGAATGGTGGGACGTTCCCCCACCCAAGCTCCAGGATGACCGCGACGCGCTGGTGCAGCCGCTTGCCGTGACGCGCTGCGATCTCGATCTTGCGATCGTGCATGGCCGATCGGGCCTCGCCGGTCCGTTTGCACTCGGACACGAGACCGCGGGCCGCATCGTCGACATCGGCGGCGCGGTGAAGAATTTCGCGCCCGGTGATCTCGTCATCGTTCCGTTCCAGATCAGTTGCGGCACTTGCGACCGCTGCCGGCGCGGCCACACCAATGCCTGCATGGCGGTGCCGTTTCGTTCGTCCTACGGGCTGAAGCCGGTCTGCGGCGTGGAATATGGCGGCGGCCTCTCCGACCTCATCCGCGTACCGTTTGCCGATCACATGCTGGTCCGCCAGCCGAACGGTCATGCCCTGTCGCAAACCGCAGGACTGGCCGATGGCGCGACCGACGGGTTCAGCGCGGTGGCGCGCTGGCTCGCGCAACGGCCCGGCGCCGACGTGCTCGTGATCGGCGGCTTCGCGCAGTCGCTCGCACTGTTCGCGGTGCAGGCGGCGGTGGCGCGCGGCGCGGGCCGCGTCGTCTATCTCGACGACCACGCGCCGCGCCTCGCCAAGGCGAAGTCGCTCGGGGCCGACATCATCGAAGCGCCAGTCGGCCTGTCGATGGAGCCGCCCGGCCTGTTCCCGATCGTGATCGATGCGGCCGCGACCGACACCAGCATCCTGCTGGCATTCCGCGCGACGGAACCCAACGGCATCTGCCAGCGCATGTATGGCGCCTTCGCCGAGACCACGCCGGTGCCGCTGCGGCATATGTATGGAGTCGGGATCACGTTGAAGGTCAGCCGCGTCAATGTGCGCGCCGAGCTGCCCGACTGCGTCGCGCATGTGACGGCAGGACATTACCATCCAGAACATGTCATCACCCGCCGCGTCCGTTTCGAGGATGCGCATGAGGCGATCGGGGACCCGACCATCCGCGTCGCCTTCGTTCGTGATGGCATTGCCTGACCGGGACCATTAGGTTGGCTCCAACTAACAAGCCCAGGGAGCGACCCATGTCCGATGCCGATACCGTGCTCGTCGAGCGCGATGGTCCTGTCACCATCATCTCCATCAACCGTCCGCACAACCGCAACGCCGTCGATGGCGCCACCGCGCGAAAACTGTATGACGCGTTTCTGGCCTTCGACGCCGACGCGAGTGCATCGGTCGCGGTGTTCACCGGCACCGGCGGCTATTTCTGCGCCGGCGCCGACCTGAAGGCGGTGGCAGCGGGCGATCCCGAGAAGAAGCGCGAGGTTCGCGGACACAACACGATCGCGCCGATGGGGCCAAGCCGGCTGCGGCTGTCGAAGCCGGTGATCGCCGCGATCGAGGGCTTTGCGGTCGCCGGCGGCATGGAGCTCGCGCTGTGGGCCGACATGCGCGTCGTCGCCGAGGACGCCACCTTCGGCGTGTTCTGCCGCCGCTTTGGCGTGCCGCTGATCGACCTCGGCACCATCCGCCTGCCGCGGCTGATCGGCCATTCCCAGGCGATTGATCTGATCCTCACAGGACGTCCGGTCGCAGGCCCCGAGGCGCTTCGCATGGGGCTCGCGAACCGCTTGGTGCCGAAGGGCGAGACGCGCGCGCACGCCATTGTGCTCGCCAAGGACATCGCGAAATTCCCGCAGAACTGCCTGCGCGCCGATCGGCTGTCGGCGTTGCGGCAATGGGACCTCGACGAGGAAGAGGCGATCCGGAACGAGATGCGCGGCGGGCTCGAGGTGATCGCTTCAGGCGAGACGCTATCCGGCGCGGCGCGCTTCGCCTCGGGTATCGGCCGCCACGGCGCGTTCGGCAATGAGGGCGGCAATGGGTAGTCCCACAGCGCCAGCCTTTGCGCTCCTGCTGCCGACGTGCTGAGCTGTCGCACCATTCCGAAAGCAAAACCATGCCCGCACAATCGATCGCAACCGAGCTGGAGAACTTCACGACATCCGATTTCCGCCTGGAGAACGGCAGCGTGCTGGGCGAAGTCACCGTCGCGTACCGCACCGTCGGCACGCTGGCGCCCAACCGCGACAATGTCGTGCTGATCACCCACGGCAACACCAGCGGGCCGCAGATGATCGATCCCGGCGGATCGACCGGCGAAGGCAGCTGGAACGAGATCGTCGGCCCCGGCAAGGCTGTCGACACCAACTGCTACTTCGCGATCTGCCCGAACATGCTGGGCTCGTCCTACGGCTCGACCAATGCGGCGAGTATCGACCCGCGGACCGGCCGGCGTTACGGGCCGCGCTTCCCGGACATCACCGTCAGCGACATCGTCGCCACCCAGCGCGCGATGCTCGATGATCTCGGGATCGACAAGCTCGTTGCGATCGTCGGTCCGTCCTATGGCGGTTTCCAGGCGCTGCAATGGGCGGTGAACTATCCCGACGCCATGCGCGGCATCGCCGCTGTCGTCACCGCGCCGCTGGTGCCGCGCGAGCGCGCCGAAGGCAATGTCGCGCGCCTGATGGCGGTGCTGTCGCAGGATCCGAACTGGAACGGCGGCGACTATTACGATCACGGCGGCGTGCTCGAAAGCATGATCCAGATCCGCACCGCGACGCTGAAGAGCTACGGCATCGAGACGCGGCTGCGCGACACGATGACCGACCCGGCGGAGATCGAGACCGCGATCCGCGCCGAGGCGGCGGAATGGGCCAGGGGGTTCGACGCCAATTCGCTGCTGACTCTGGCCAAGGCGCTGCGCGGCTTCGACGTCACGGCGCAGTTCGGACAGATCAAGGCCAAGGTGCTCTATGTCCTGTCGCGGACCGACAAGCTGTTCCCGCCGGAGCTTGCACCGCAGGTGATGCCGGCGCTGAAGGCCGCCGGCGTCGACGCCGATTATTTTCTGCTCGACAGCGACTACGGCCATTCGGCATCGGGCCGCGACGCGCACAAATGGGCGCCGCAGCTGCGCGCGTTCATGGAGAGCCTCGGCTAGAGCGTTTTCGAGCGAAGTGGACACCGGTTCGCGTGAAGAAAACGCGTCAAACAAGAGTCTAGAGCTTCGGTTCTGATTCAATCAGAACCGAAATTGCTCTAGAGCAAGCCGCTCGCGGTCGCTTCGAGCTGATCCATCAGCGCCTTGTCGTCATAGCGCGCCAGCGAAAGGCTGCGGGCGAATGCGGGTGTGGGCGCGCCGACCACGGCGCGGGCGCAGAGATCGCCGGTGGCGCAGGCACCCATCGTGCCGTAACCCGACAGCGCGGTGGCGAGGAAGACGCCCGGCGTCTTCGCCGCGCCGATCAACGGCCAGTTTTCCTTCGTCATCGGGTAGTAGCCACCGTAATGCACGCGGTCGCGCGGCAGCGCGCCGAGATACTGCGCGAGCCGCGGCTGCAGCCGGCTCGCCGCGCGCAGCACGACTTCGGGGAAATATGGATTGAGCTCCGGCTCGCGCACCGGCGCCGTGGTCTGCTCGGCATTGAAGGCCCAGCCGAGCTTGATCCATTCGCCATGGTCGCCGCCATCAGGCCGGCAATGAATGCTCCCCGGCATCGGCGCCAGCAGGCGCGCGAATTCAGGCGCCGCGGACAGCGCCTCGCGCTCGTCATCGGACCAGGCCAGCGTCTGGTCGTCGAGATCGATCGCAAACGGCATTTTACGATCGACCGCGCGGTTGCGATCGGCGAACGCGATCTTCTGCTGCAGCACGTTGACGATCGGAAGCGCTTCGCCATGCATCGCCGCGACATGCGCGGCGAACGGGCCCGCGGCATTGACGATGATGTCCGCCTTGATGGTCTGCCTCGCGCCATCGGCCAGCACGTCGACGGCGAAGCGATCGGTCTCCGCGATGCCGACCACCTTGGCTTGCTGGAATTGCGCGCCCAGCGGCCGCATCGTCTCCAGCATGTACTGGCCGAGCTGCTGACCACTGATGTCGCCTGCCCTGCGGATATGCAGCGCAGCCGAAACCTTCTTGTCGAAGGTCGGGTAATGCGCCGCAATCAGATCGCGGCCGAGCAGAACGTCGACGCCGTCAGGCGCGCTCTGCCAGTCCGACGAATGCGGCGGCACATAGCCGCGGCCCGATCCTTCATGCAGGCGGATCAACGTTGCAGCTTGCTCGCCGTAGCCGGCGTAGAGCTGCTGGAGCAATTCCTCAGGTTTCTCCTCGCGCGTGACCAGCAGATATCCGCGCCGCGTCATGTGGATGCGGTTGTCGCTGCGGCGCGCGATCTCCTCCATCAGGTCGGTGGAATGATCGGTGAAATCGGCCATCGTCGGATGCGGCCACCAGTTGCGGTAGTTCTCGCCCGACTGCGCCGAGGTCAGTGCCATCGGCTGGCCTTCATCGACGATCAAAAGGCGCGAACGCTTGTGCTGGACGGCGAGGTAGTAGGCTGTGGCGATGCCGACGATGCCCGCACCGATCACCAGGATTTCGACGTCATTGGTCTTCACGCGGTGTCTCCCAAAGGCCCGCAGTGGGGCCTGCGATGATTTGAATTGTCCCAGCGATCAGATCGGACGTTCCGGGCCCGCATCGCGCAACGCCTGGCGTTGCGCCGAGCGCAGCGTCTTCTGCGTCTCCTCGATGTGATCGCGCAGCAGGCGGACGGCCTTCTTGACCTCGCCGTCGCGGCAGAGTTCGAGCAGCCGGTAGTGCTCGCGTTGCGGACGCTCCTTGCCGGTCGCCTGTGACACCAGCGCCCGCGTGAAGCGGCCAACGTGGCCGTAGTTCGCCTCGATCATGCTGAGCAGGCGCGGACGATTGCACGGCGCGTAGAGCGTGGCGTGGAATTTCCAGTTGAAGGCGCCCCATTGCGCCGGATCAGGTTCGGCGTCGTAGGCACGGAGGATTTTCGTTGCCGCCTCGAGATCGATCTCGCCCATCGCGGGGATTGCCAATCGCAACGCGTGGCATTCGAGTGCGATGCGGATCTCAAGCAGCTCGATCACCTCATCGATCGATAGGTCGGAGACGACAGCGCCGCGGTTGGGCAGGAAGGTCACAAAACCCTCGGCCTCGAGCTGGCGCAGCGCCTCGCGCACCGGGATGCGGCTGGTGCCGAACCGGGCAGCGAGCTCGTCCTGACGGAGCTGCAGTCCGGGCGCGAGCTCGCCGGAACTGATCGCGGCCCGCAGTGCCTCGCGCACGGCGTCCGGAGCGGAACCGTGAGGTCCGGCCCCTCGATGGCTGGCGGCGGTCGCAGGTTCCATCCGGCTTCTCTCTCTCGCTGGTGAGCCAAGCCAAGATATCCGACTTGGTCATGATTGTATAAAATTAGATTGCTGATTATGCAATCCAATGTATAAAATCTTGAGCCATCGTATCCAATTCTGCCGGCGTCCGCGAGAACCCTCATGAACAAAGCATTCAAGCGATTGATCTACCTAACCTTTCTTGCGACGATGGCATCCGTCCCGGCGCAGGCCCAATCGCCCGGCGGGACACTGGCCAAGATCCGCGATACCGGCGAAATCCGGCTCGGGCACCGCGACGTCTCGGTCCCGTTCTCCTATCTCGACGACAACCAGAAGCCGGTCGGCTTCGCGATGGACCTCTGCGCGCGGATCGTCGAGGCGGTGAAGAGCGAGCTCAAGCTGCCGGCGTTGCAGGCCAGGCTGCAGCCGATCCAGCTCTCCACCCAGATACCGCTGATCGAGAACGGCACCATCGACATTGTCTGTGGTCCCGCCACCAACACGCTGGAGCGGCAGAAAGTCGTCGCCTTCAGCACCACGATCTTCGTGTCGAGCATCCGCGCGGTGGTGCAGAAGGACGCCCCGATCAAGACCTTCGAGGACCTCGGCGGCAGGCCGGTCTCGCTGACTTCGGGATCAACTTCGATCGGCCTGTTGAGCGCGCGCGCCCAGGCGAAGAACTTTCAGACCAAGAACATCCTGACCCCGGATCATGCCGCGTCGTTCCTCGCGCTGACCACCGGGCGCAGCGACGCCTTCGTGATGGACGACATCCTGCTCGCGAGCCTGATCGCGGGCAGCCCCAATCCGTCCGATTGGCGCATCATCGACGACAGCCTGCGCACCGAGCCCTACGGGCTGATCATCCGCAAGGGCGATCCGGAATTCAAGGCGCTGGTCGACCGGACGCTGGCTGCCATGATGAAGAGCAACGAATTCCAGGAGCTCTACGCGAAATGGTTCACGCGGCCGATTCCGCCGAAGAATGTGAACCTGAATTTCCCGATGACGGCGCCGCTGAAGGACGCGGTCGCCAATCCGAACGACAAGGGCGTCTGACAGGCGCGGCGGTTCGGGTCGGCCCGCAGCGACGACGGCCACTCGGCATCCGGCCCGACGCGGACATGGTAGCCGCGGCCGCGGCAGCTTCATGGGGCCAGCCTCGGCCAGAGCCCGTTATGATAATTTCGAAACGTTCCGAAATCGATTCCCTTGCGCTGGATCAACGCGAGGCCACCTCGGCTGACGCATGCTTGTTTGAGAAACATGAGGTGTTCGTGGGCGTCGTGATCGCCCCGCCCTTCGAAGTCTGGAACGCGCATGAAAGCAATGCCATTTGCGGCCGTGCTGGTCGCCATGTCGGTCGCGGCGACGATCCCGACCAGTTGGGCCGAGTCGCTCCCCGCTGCGAGCAACTCCGAGCGATATGTCCCGCAGCTCGCCAACATCATGACCGCCGCGCAACTTCAGCATCTCAAGCTGTGGTCCGCCGGAACGGCCCGAAACTGGCCGCTTGCGGCCTATGAGCTGCAACAAATCAAGGAAAGCCTCGTCGAGGCAGCGCTGCTTTACAGGGGGATTCCAGTCTCCAACATCACAACGCTCGCCTCGACCATCTCCGTTATCTCGGAGGCCATCGACCGCAAGGACCCGGACAGGTTCGTGAAGGAGTTCGGCGAGCTGACCAAGGGCTGCAACAGCTGTCACCAATCGATGGACCGCGCCTTCATCGTGCTGCGCACACCTGCCGAGCAGCCGTTTTCGAACCAGGCGTTCCAGCCGAAGGGCAAGCCTTAGCCATCGGCGAACGTGTGATTGCGGAGAACTACATCAAATCTCACGCGACCAGCGTGAAAGACATCATGACGCGCGACGTGGTGACGGCGTTTCCGGACACGCCCTTGCATGATATCGCGGGAATGTTCGAAGAGAGCCACATCAACC of the Bradyrhizobium quebecense genome contains:
- a CDS encoding pirin family protein, with the protein product MSWQPSTDPELGDPKTCDALDLIIVPRTRDLGDGFAVRRALPHGKRQMVGPFIFFDHFGPVQYLAGKGMDVRPHPHIGLATVTYLFDGSIMHRDSEGNIQEIQPGAMNLMTAGRGIAHSERTPDVQRRDGQKMLGLQSWIALPAGKEEIAPSFQHYGAGDLPMISERDFTARVIAGSAFGISSPVSMVSPWFYTEVTAQAGTSVPLDPDHEERAIYLVEGEVEIAGDRHEGPRLLIFRPGDRITVKTLRPTRMMFLGGDALEGPRHIWWNFVSSSKERIEQAKQDWKTGRFSQVPHEHEFIPLPE
- a CDS encoding phosphoribosylaminoimidazolesuccinocarboxamide synthase, coding for MTAMLSSDLPLPRIGRGKVRDIYAVGDDRVLLLTTDRISAFDVVMAETIPMKGAVLTQISAWWFRQLEGTVPHHMISADADEIIRAVPALKDHRADILGRAMLCKRTTVFPIECVIRGYISGSAWKEYAAEGTLAGEKLAAGLVESQKLEPAIFSPATKAEAGHDENITVKRVREIVGADIAATLEKMARDVYAYGEQTSRARGIIIADTKFEFGRDKDGRIILIDEVMTPDSSRFWAVDAYKPGQPQPSFDKQPLRDYLDVERHAGRWNGDAPPPPLPASVVDATSKRYLEAYRRVTGSELKI
- a CDS encoding zinc-dependent alcohol dehydrogenase, whose protein sequence is MRQLTYIGGNKVEWWDVPPPKLQDDRDALVQPLAVTRCDLDLAIVHGRSGLAGPFALGHETAGRIVDIGGAVKNFAPGDLVIVPFQISCGTCDRCRRGHTNACMAVPFRSSYGLKPVCGVEYGGGLSDLIRVPFADHMLVRQPNGHALSQTAGLADGATDGFSAVARWLAQRPGADVLVIGGFAQSLALFAVQAAVARGAGRVVYLDDHAPRLAKAKSLGADIIEAPVGLSMEPPGLFPIVIDAAATDTSILLAFRATEPNGICQRMYGAFAETTPVPLRHMYGVGITLKVSRVNVRAELPDCVAHVTAGHYHPEHVITRRVRFEDAHEAIGDPTIRVAFVRDGIA
- a CDS encoding crotonase/enoyl-CoA hydratase family protein, encoding MSDADTVLVERDGPVTIISINRPHNRNAVDGATARKLYDAFLAFDADASASVAVFTGTGGYFCAGADLKAVAAGDPEKKREVRGHNTIAPMGPSRLRLSKPVIAAIEGFAVAGGMELALWADMRVVAEDATFGVFCRRFGVPLIDLGTIRLPRLIGHSQAIDLILTGRPVAGPEALRMGLANRLVPKGETRAHAIVLAKDIAKFPQNCLRADRLSALRQWDLDEEEAIRNEMRGGLEVIASGETLSGAARFASGIGRHGAFGNEGGNG
- a CDS encoding alpha/beta fold hydrolase, translating into MPAQSIATELENFTTSDFRLENGSVLGEVTVAYRTVGTLAPNRDNVVLITHGNTSGPQMIDPGGSTGEGSWNEIVGPGKAVDTNCYFAICPNMLGSSYGSTNAASIDPRTGRRYGPRFPDITVSDIVATQRAMLDDLGIDKLVAIVGPSYGGFQALQWAVNYPDAMRGIAAVVTAPLVPRERAEGNVARLMAVLSQDPNWNGGDYYDHGGVLESMIQIRTATLKSYGIETRLRDTMTDPAEIETAIRAEAAEWARGFDANSLLTLAKALRGFDVTAQFGQIKAKVLYVLSRTDKLFPPELAPQVMPALKAAGVDADYFLLDSDYGHSASGRDAHKWAPQLRAFMESLG
- a CDS encoding NAD(P)/FAD-dependent oxidoreductase → MKTNDVEILVIGAGIVGIATAYYLAVQHKRSRLLIVDEGQPMALTSAQSGENYRNWWPHPTMADFTDHSTDLMEEIARRSDNRIHMTRRGYLLVTREEKPEELLQQLYAGYGEQAATLIRLHEGSGRGYVPPHSSDWQSAPDGVDVLLGRDLIAAHYPTFDKKVSAALHIRRAGDISGQQLGQYMLETMRPLGAQFQQAKVVGIAETDRFAVDVLADGARQTIKADIIVNAAGPFAAHVAAMHGEALPIVNVLQQKIAFADRNRAVDRKMPFAIDLDDQTLAWSDDEREALSAAPEFARLLAPMPGSIHCRPDGGDHGEWIKLGWAFNAEQTTAPVREPELNPYFPEVVLRAASRLQPRLAQYLGALPRDRVHYGGYYPMTKENWPLIGAAKTPGVFLATALSGYGTMGACATGDLCARAVVGAPTPAFARSLSLARYDDKALMDQLEATASGLL
- a CDS encoding GntR family transcriptional regulator, which encodes MEPATAASHRGAGPHGSAPDAVREALRAAISSGELAPGLQLRQDELAARFGTSRIPVREALRQLEAEGFVTFLPNRGAVVSDLSIDEVIELLEIRIALECHALRLAIPAMGEIDLEAATKILRAYDAEPDPAQWGAFNWKFHATLYAPCNRPRLLSMIEANYGHVGRFTRALVSQATGKERPQREHYRLLELCRDGEVKKAVRLLRDHIEETQKTLRSAQRQALRDAGPERPI
- a CDS encoding amino acid ABC transporter substrate-binding protein, encoding MNKAFKRLIYLTFLATMASVPAQAQSPGGTLAKIRDTGEIRLGHRDVSVPFSYLDDNQKPVGFAMDLCARIVEAVKSELKLPALQARLQPIQLSTQIPLIENGTIDIVCGPATNTLERQKVVAFSTTIFVSSIRAVVQKDAPIKTFEDLGGRPVSLTSGSTSIGLLSARAQAKNFQTKNILTPDHAASFLALTTGRSDAFVMDDILLASLIAGSPNPSDWRIIDDSLRTEPYGLIIRKGDPEFKALVDRTLAAMMKSNEFQELYAKWFTRPIPPKNVNLNFPMTAPLKDAVANPNDKGV